The proteins below come from a single Candidatus Deferrimicrobiaceae bacterium genomic window:
- a CDS encoding Zn-ribbon domain-containing OB-fold protein: MAKKRSDTTSPPAYHRNAKLDEVMTGTTVFNVPFPKDLSSLKGMSPIVIKHPYSIDYLHSYGQDSPFFAGLANRKLLGTRCGCCQYTYATPRLHCANCGAETDWVELPLEGRVHTFTTCYYGSEEFLKDTPFHLILVEFDGADTLLLTRLIGVDRPEDIRIGMKVKAKFRRNSQLKPTDVYFVPG; the protein is encoded by the coding sequence ATGGCGAAGAAGCGATCCGACACGACTAGTCCTCCGGCCTACCACCGGAACGCCAAGCTCGATGAGGTGATGACGGGGACCACGGTATTCAACGTCCCGTTTCCGAAGGACCTCTCCTCATTGAAAGGGATGTCCCCCATCGTGATCAAGCACCCCTATTCCATCGACTACCTCCATTCCTACGGGCAGGACTCCCCGTTTTTCGCCGGCCTGGCCAACAGGAAGCTTCTCGGGACCCGGTGCGGCTGCTGCCAATACACCTACGCGACCCCGAGGCTCCACTGCGCCAACTGCGGCGCGGAGACGGACTGGGTGGAGCTTCCCCTGGAAGGACGAGTCCACACGTTCACCACGTGCTACTACGGAAGCGAGGAATTCCTGAAGGACACCCCCTTCCACCTGATCCTTGTCGAGTTCGACGGCGCGGACACCCTGCTCCTTACCCGGCTGATCGGCGTGGATCGCCCCGAGGACATCCGCATCGGGATGAAGGTGAAGGCGAAGTTCCGGAGAAACTCCCAGCTCAAACCGACGGACGTCTATTTCGTCCCGGGGTAA
- a CDS encoding cobalamin B12-binding domain-containing protein, which produces MASAREIGRSKGRPGKKDRKVRVLVGKPGLDGHDRGAKIIARALRDAGYEVIYTGLHQTPEMIVNAAVQEDVDAIGLSILSGAHNYLFPKVVELLKEKRMGKVVVFGGGIIPDDDIPGLRKKGVDRIFTPGTTLAEIVEYVDKRIRPRA; this is translated from the coding sequence ATGGCGAGTGCGCGGGAAATAGGGAGATCCAAGGGGAGACCGGGGAAGAAGGACCGGAAGGTCCGGGTCCTGGTGGGGAAGCCGGGGCTCGACGGCCACGACCGGGGGGCGAAGATCATCGCCCGGGCGCTGCGCGACGCAGGATACGAGGTCATCTACACGGGTCTCCACCAGACCCCCGAGATGATCGTGAACGCCGCCGTGCAGGAGGATGTGGACGCGATCGGGCTGTCGATCTTGTCCGGCGCGCACAATTATCTCTTCCCGAAGGTCGTGGAGCTTCTGAAAGAGAAGAGGATGGGGAAGGTCGTGGTGTTCGGCGGCGGGATCATCCCGGACGACGACATCCCCGGTCTTCGAAAGAAGGGGGTGGACCGGATCTTCACGCCGGGGACGACCCTGGCGGAAATCGTCGAATACGTCGACAAGCGCATCCGCCCCAGGGCGTAG
- a CDS encoding methylmalonyl-CoA mutase family protein: MSDRKKTKTIREHRKRWEQERLHPLLSRSPERLRRFSTVSDVEIPALCTPADLEGFDFLNDLGFPGEYPYTRGVQPSMYRGRLWTMRQFSGFGSAEDTNARYHYLLSQGQTGLSVAFHFPTLMGYDSDHPRARGEVGMCGVAVDSLKDMEILFHKIPLDTITTSMTINAPAAILLAMVIVVAEQQGVSSKKIGGTIQNDILKEYIAQHSWIFPPDPSMRIITDILGYCSDHVPKWNTISISGYHIREAGSTAVQELAFTLADGIAYVRAGIEAGIPVDKFAPRLSFFFNAHMDFFEEIAKYRAARRMWARIMRERFRAKDENSWKMRFHIQTAGVTLTAQQPINNVIRVALQGLMAVLGGTQSLHTNSMDETLALPTEQAVTIALRTQQILAEESGVANSIDPLGGSFLLEKLTNEMEGKATAYIRKIDGMGGMVEAVKRGYPQREVIDASYHYQRLLEKKDKKIVGVNCYPSNEELPIPILKIDKEVERKQVARTRDVRRKRNAKRAVSRINALKDASLSRTNLMPVILDAVREYVTLGEICDAFRETMGTYTDPAMY, translated from the coding sequence GTGTCCGACAGGAAGAAGACGAAAACGATCAGGGAGCACCGAAAGCGATGGGAACAGGAGCGGTTGCACCCTCTCCTTTCCCGGTCGCCCGAGCGGCTCAGGCGTTTTTCCACCGTTTCCGACGTAGAGATCCCGGCCCTCTGCACTCCGGCGGACCTCGAGGGGTTCGATTTCCTGAACGACCTGGGATTCCCCGGGGAATACCCGTACACCCGGGGGGTCCAACCGTCGATGTACCGCGGGCGCCTCTGGACCATGCGCCAGTTCTCCGGGTTCGGGTCGGCGGAGGACACCAACGCCCGCTACCATTACCTGCTCTCCCAGGGGCAGACCGGCCTCTCGGTGGCGTTCCACTTTCCCACGCTCATGGGATACGATTCGGATCACCCAAGGGCGCGGGGAGAGGTCGGGATGTGCGGCGTGGCCGTCGATTCCCTCAAAGACATGGAGATCCTCTTCCACAAGATCCCGCTGGACACGATCACCACCTCCATGACGATCAACGCCCCCGCGGCGATCCTTCTGGCGATGGTTATCGTGGTGGCCGAGCAGCAGGGGGTTTCCTCGAAAAAAATCGGCGGGACGATCCAGAACGACATCCTGAAGGAGTACATCGCGCAGCACTCCTGGATCTTTCCCCCCGATCCGTCCATGCGGATCATCACCGACATCCTGGGATACTGCTCGGACCACGTACCGAAGTGGAACACGATCAGCATCAGCGGGTACCACATCCGGGAGGCGGGCTCGACGGCGGTCCAGGAGCTCGCCTTCACCCTCGCCGACGGCATCGCGTACGTCCGGGCGGGGATCGAGGCAGGCATCCCGGTGGACAAGTTCGCGCCGCGCCTCTCCTTCTTTTTCAACGCCCATATGGATTTCTTCGAGGAGATCGCGAAATACCGGGCGGCGCGCCGGATGTGGGCGAGGATCATGAGGGAGCGGTTCCGGGCGAAGGACGAGAACTCCTGGAAGATGCGGTTCCACATCCAGACCGCCGGGGTGACGCTTACCGCACAGCAGCCGATCAACAACGTGATCCGGGTGGCGCTCCAGGGGCTGATGGCGGTCCTCGGGGGGACCCAGTCCCTGCACACGAACTCCATGGACGAGACGCTTGCCCTCCCCACCGAGCAGGCCGTGACCATCGCCCTCAGGACGCAGCAGATCCTCGCCGAGGAGTCCGGCGTGGCGAACTCCATCGATCCGCTCGGCGGTTCCTTCCTCCTCGAAAAGCTGACGAACGAGATGGAAGGGAAGGCGACGGCCTACATCCGGAAGATCGACGGGATGGGGGGGATGGTCGAGGCGGTCAAGCGCGGATACCCGCAGCGGGAGGTCATCGACGCCTCGTACCATTACCAGCGGCTCCTGGAGAAGAAGGACAAGAAGATCGTGGGAGTGAACTGCTATCCGAGCAACGAGGAGCTTCCCATTCCGATCCTGAAGATCGACAAGGAGGTCGAACGGAAGCAGGTCGCCCGCACCCGGGATGTGCGAAGAAAGCGAAACGCGAAAAGGGCGGTTTCCCGCATCAACGCGCTGAAGGACGCATCCCTCTCCCGGACCAACCTGATGCCGGTCATCCTCGACGCGGTGAGGGAGTACGTCACGCTCGGCGAAATCTGCGACGCCTTCCGGGAGACGATGGGCACGTATACCGACCCGGCGATGTATTAA
- a CDS encoding acyl-CoA dehydrogenase family protein, with protein MNFELSSEHIALRDMVRSFVDKEVRPYARQWDEESVFPAKTVARMGELGLMGVMVPEEYGGSGMDTISYSIAVEEIGKGDGSLGLTVASHNSLCTAHILAFGSEAIRRKYLPELASGRRLGAWALTEPGSGSDSLAMRTRAEWKKDRWVINGSKMFITQGSVAGVYVILAVTDKEKGRDGVTAFLVEAGTPGLSAGRNLHKLGMRSSDTAELVFEDLEVRPANVIGEVHSGFRDTMRNLAGGRISIAALAVGIGRGAMEEAVAYAKERHQFGQPISSFQAIQWMIADAGTELDAASLLTFRAAYRKDCGKPFVQEAAIAKLFASEAAMRCTIKAVQIFGGYGYTREYPVERTMRDAKLCEIGEGTSEVQRMIIARRLIRGH; from the coding sequence ATGAATTTCGAGCTCTCTTCCGAACACATCGCCCTGAGGGACATGGTGCGCTCCTTCGTCGACAAGGAGGTGCGCCCGTACGCCCGGCAATGGGACGAGGAGAGCGTTTTCCCCGCAAAGACCGTTGCGAGGATGGGGGAGCTCGGGCTCATGGGGGTGATGGTCCCGGAGGAGTACGGCGGATCCGGGATGGACACGATCAGCTATTCGATCGCGGTGGAGGAGATCGGGAAGGGGGACGGGTCGCTCGGCCTGACCGTCGCCTCCCACAATTCTCTGTGCACGGCGCACATCCTCGCCTTCGGCTCCGAGGCGATACGGCGGAAATACCTGCCGGAGCTCGCCTCGGGGCGCAGGCTCGGGGCGTGGGCCCTGACCGAGCCCGGTTCGGGATCGGATTCGCTTGCCATGAGGACCCGTGCGGAGTGGAAGAAGGACCGCTGGGTCATCAACGGGAGCAAGATGTTCATCACACAGGGTAGCGTTGCGGGGGTGTACGTCATCCTCGCCGTGACCGACAAGGAGAAGGGAAGGGACGGCGTAACGGCTTTCCTGGTCGAGGCCGGGACGCCCGGCCTTTCCGCGGGGAGAAATCTCCACAAGCTCGGCATGCGGTCATCCGACACGGCGGAACTGGTGTTCGAGGACCTCGAGGTGAGGCCCGCAAATGTGATCGGCGAAGTCCACTCCGGATTCCGCGACACGATGCGGAACCTCGCGGGGGGGCGCATCTCCATCGCGGCCCTGGCGGTCGGGATCGGGCGGGGCGCCATGGAGGAGGCGGTCGCCTACGCGAAGGAGAGGCACCAGTTCGGGCAGCCGATTTCGTCCTTCCAGGCCATCCAGTGGATGATCGCGGACGCGGGGACGGAGCTCGATGCGGCATCGCTGCTCACGTTCCGGGCCGCCTATCGGAAAGACTGCGGGAAGCCGTTCGTCCAGGAGGCGGCGATCGCGAAGCTTTTCGCCTCCGAGGCCGCCATGCGCTGTACGATCAAGGCCGTTCAGATCTTCGGGGGCTACGGGTACACCCGCGAGTATCCCGTGGAGAGGACGATGCGGGACGCAAAACTGTGCGAAATCGGCGAGGGGACCTCGGAGGTGCAACGCATGATCATCGCCCGGCGCCTCATCCGGGGGCACTGA
- the meaB gene encoding methylmalonyl Co-A mutase-associated GTPase MeaB: MAVPAKDILSGDVQAAARLMRDLDDEIPSAHRTLKALYRHTGRAYLLGITGAPGTGKSTLVDCLIGHLREKGKTVGIVAIDPTSPFSGGAILGDRIRMQKHTLDAGVFIKSLATRGHLGGLSKSTIDIVNVMDAMGKDVVIIETVGVGQDEVEIVKVAHTNLVLVVPGLGDDIQALKAGILEIADIFVVNKYDREGADRTKQELETMVSMNTYAEGDWIPPVLPAVAQTGAGIPELLTEVERHWMFVSREENLARYRREKARVELMEILKKRLIEKAMGDLSRSGVLDAVLRDIAEKRLDPYSVADKVVDHRFAFPLGEKSGKGKGSRRRRR; this comes from the coding sequence ATGGCGGTCCCGGCGAAAGACATTCTCTCCGGAGACGTCCAGGCTGCCGCCCGCCTGATGCGCGACCTGGACGACGAGATCCCCTCCGCGCACAGGACCCTGAAAGCCCTGTATCGGCACACCGGGAGGGCGTATCTTCTGGGGATCACGGGGGCCCCGGGAACCGGGAAGTCCACCCTCGTGGACTGTCTGATCGGACATCTCCGGGAGAAGGGAAAAACGGTCGGGATCGTCGCCATCGACCCCACCAGCCCGTTCTCCGGCGGGGCGATCCTCGGAGACCGCATCCGCATGCAGAAACACACCCTCGACGCCGGGGTGTTCATCAAGAGCCTGGCAACCCGGGGACATCTGGGCGGTCTCTCCAAGTCCACCATCGACATCGTCAACGTGATGGATGCCATGGGAAAGGACGTCGTCATCATCGAGACCGTCGGCGTGGGTCAGGATGAGGTGGAGATCGTGAAGGTGGCCCACACGAACCTCGTGCTCGTGGTGCCGGGCCTGGGGGACGACATCCAGGCCCTGAAGGCGGGGATTCTCGAGATCGCCGACATCTTCGTGGTGAACAAGTACGACCGGGAAGGGGCCGACAGGACGAAGCAGGAGCTCGAGACGATGGTGTCGATGAACACTTATGCGGAGGGGGATTGGATCCCCCCCGTCCTGCCCGCCGTCGCCCAGACGGGCGCGGGGATTCCCGAGCTGTTGACCGAGGTGGAAAGGCACTGGATGTTCGTTTCCCGGGAGGAGAACCTTGCGAGGTACCGCAGGGAAAAGGCAAGGGTGGAACTCATGGAGATCCTGAAAAAAAGGCTCATCGAAAAGGCCATGGGCGACCTCTCCCGCAGCGGGGTTCTCGACGCCGTTCTTCGGGACATCGCCGAAAAAAGGCTGGACCCGTACTCCGTGGCGGACAAGGTGGTGGATCACCGATTCGCCTTTCCCCTCGGGGAGAAGTCGGGGAAAGGGAAGGGGAGCCGGAGAAGACGGAGATGA